The following coding sequences lie in one Salmo salar chromosome ssa13, Ssal_v3.1, whole genome shotgun sequence genomic window:
- the LOC106566894 gene encoding twist-related protein 2 produces MREDPSSCGEYPEGGVVSSEEEPDCAPIKYPVVVVTPGAGGRKSVTRKDNILSPTEDNKSTTGGPPSLIPSGPKRPKKSPQPSLSPLPIPGQPLEDPQHQRVIANVRERQRTQSLNDAFASLRKIIPTLPSDKLSKIQILKLASRYIDFLYQVLQSDEMDAKLASCNYLAHERLSYAFSVWRMEGAWSMSATH; encoded by the coding sequence ATGAGAGAGGATCCGTCAAGCTGTGGTGAATACCCTGAGGGAGGGGTGGTGTCCAGTGAGGAGGAGCCAGACTGTGCTCCAATCAAATACCCTGTGGTGGTGGTAACACCAGGGGCCGGCGGGCGCAAGAGTGTCACCAGGAAAGACAACATTTTATCGCCAACAGAGGACAACAAGTCAACAACAGGAGGGCCTCCCAGTTTGATCCCATCAGGACCCAAGAGGCCTAAGAAGAGTCCCCagccctccctgtctcctctccccatcccaggCCAGCCCCTGGAGGACCCTCAGCACCAACGGGTGATCGCCAATGTACGGGAGCGCCAACGGACGCAGTCCCTGAACGACGCTTTTGCCTCGCTGCGTAAGATCATCCCCACGCTCCCCTCGGACAAGCTGAGCAAGATCCAGATCCTAAAGCTGGCCTCGCGTTACATTGACTTCCTCTACCAGGTCCTGCAGAGCGACGAGATGGATGCCAAGCTGGCCAGCTGTAACTACCTAGCCCACGAGAGACTCAGCTATGCATTCTCAGTGTGGAGGATGGAGGGGGCCTGGTCCATGTCTGCTACCCACTAG